Sequence from the Streptomyces sp. R33 genome:
ATCGCACACCACGTCCCGTGGCGGCATGAGAGCGAGTGTAGGGACACGGCAGCGGCCCGGCACCGCAATTAACGGTGCCGGGCCGGACGCCCCCTCAGGAGGCGGCGGGACGCGGGGAGTCGTGCCCGCCGGTGTGGGAGGAGCCGTGGGGAGCGTCGTGCGGGGCATCGGGGGACGCGCCGGGACTGGCGCCGGGGCCGGCCTCGTGTGCGGCGCCGCCGTGGCCCGGAGCGGTCTCGATGGTTCCGCCGAGGCGGGTGCGGGCGGGGGCCAGGGCCTCGGCGGATGCCGCCGTGACGACCCAGGTGGGCCCGACGAGGTAGGTGCCGCCGTACATCTGCGCCTCCGTCAGCCAGGACTGCCGGCCCTGCTCGGTGGTGAAGGTGGCCATCCGGAAGCCTTCCTGGCCCGCCCCGCACGCCCCCTCCCGGAGTTCCTCCGCGTCGACCGTGATCTCGGGCGTGCAGCCGAGGGCGGCGGCGATCTCCTGGAGCGGGGCGGGGCGGGCGGACGAGGCCGGGGCGGACGAGCTCGCGGCGGGATCCTGCGGACCGGCGGCCACCCGGGCGGCGCAGCCGCCGCACAGCAGCGTCGCGAGCAGCGCGGCGGCAGCGGCGGTACGGGGTGAACGGGGCATGGCTGGCTGCCTCACAGGGGTCGGGGCGGGATCGGGGCCTGCGGCGCGGGACACGACGGCCCGGGGCTCGTCACGCCGTCGGGGGCACCTTCTTGCCCTCGGGGGTGACGGCGAACCAGAGCCCCTGCTTGTTGTGTCCGTTCGTCTGGCCGGGCTCGGTGTCGCCGGTGAACGTGTAGACCGGCCAGCAGTCGATCGTCAGCTGCTCGCTGCCGTCGGGCCGCTTCACCGATCCGACCAGTTTTCCGGCAATTCCCTCGGCCTTCGCCTTGTCCACGGCGGGGGCGGGCTTCCACGTGTCCAGGCAGGCGCCGAGGCAGCCGAACTTCATGGGCCACGCGCTGTCCTTGTCGAATCGGTAGAGCGTGCGCCATTTCCCGTCCACCAGGATCTTGCCGAGTTTCTCGTTGTCGGCCACGGAGAGTTCCGTGCCCGCCTTCATGTCCATCCCTCCCATTCCGCCGCCGCCGTCGGTCTTCTGTTTCTTGTCGATCGCCTTCTTGCCGTCCGGTGCCAGTGCGTGCCAGGTGCCGCCGACGCCCTCGCCCTTCGCCTCGCCCGCCTTGGTGTCCTTCGCGTAGCGGTACACGGGCCAGCCGGCGAGGGTCAGCTGCTTGCTGCCGTCGGCCCGGGCGACGGAGCCGAGGAGGGAGGCGTCTATCCCGGCGGCGGCCGACGCGTCGTCGGCCGGGACGGCGGGCCACGCGGTGGCGCAGTCCCCCTCGCAGTTGGACTTGGGGGGCTGGGGCGTGTCCTTGTCGAAGCGGTAGAGGGCCATTCCGGCGCTGTCGGTGACCACGCTGCCCACGCTCGCGATGTCGCGTACGGACAGCTGCCCTGCCGGCCCGGCCTTGGCGGAGCCGGAGCCTGAGCCGGCACCCGAGCCCGAGCCGACGTCCGAGCCCGACCCGGAGCCGGCGGCGGCGTCCGCCCCGTAGCCGCCCGCGCCGCCGTAGCCCGTGTCGTATGCGCCTCCGAGGGGCTTGCCGGCCCCGGCCGGCTGTACGGAGTTCGAGTTGCGCGCAGTATTGTCGCCGCTTCCGCAACCCGCCGCCAGCAACAGAACCGCGGCCACCGATCCGACAGTTGTCATACGACGCATCTTGTTCACGATCACTCCTTCGGGTTGAACCCGGGGGGTTCGTCTACTGCCTTATTCATAAGGCCTGAGATGGGCGCCGAATTCGAATGAACGGGAATTTGTCAGATGACGCTAACGCTTGAACTCCCGCCGCCGGCAGTCGTTTACCGCGGGCTCATTCCTGAATGCGCAGGGCGAGCGCGGGACAGCGCCGCACCGCGCGGAGGGCCTTCGGCCGCAGTCTTCCGGGGACCGTCATGACGGCCTCGGCCGGGTAGCCGTCCCGGTCGAGGCGCACCACGTCGGGCAGCACGTCCACGCAGAGCCCGTGGCCCTTGCACAGCGTCCAGTCCACGACGAGCCGTTCGGGGTTCTCGTCCTCGGGCAGGGGCAGTGCCCCGAGGACACGGCGCCCGCAGCCGCTGCCGAGGGCGTGGTCGCGCATCTCGTCGGGGAAGACCGCGAGCGCGGAGGCCATGAAGGCCGAGGTGCCGTCGGGATGGCTGCACGCACCGCGGCGCAACACCCCCCGCATCCGCACCTCGACCGCCTCCAGGGCGGACCGGCCTCCCCCGGCCACCAGCGCCTCCACGGCGTCGGCGAGCGAGGGCAGCCCTCTGACGCACGGACCGCACTGCCCGGCGGTCTCGTCCGCCATCCAGCGCATCACGCGGGCCACTTCGCCGGCCGGGCAGGTGTCCTCGGGCAGCGGCAGGACCGCGCCCGCCCCCAGCGTGGCCTTGTACGAGGTCAGGGACTCCCGGGAGAGCAGTGCCGTCCGCGCCGCCGCCGCCGTCAGCCATTTGCCGTGGTACCCGCCGACCAGGACTCCCTGGCCGGGGGACGAGCCGCACAGGTCCAGGACGTACGCCAGGGACGTCCCGAGCGGCGCCTCGACGACCGTCGAACCGCTGATCGTCAACATGACGGTACCCGGCTCGGTCGGCAGGCCGACCGAGCGGAATCCCGCCACCCCGAGCCGGGCCGCGACGGCGAGTTGGGCGTACGTCTCGGTGTTGGAGAGCAGGGTCGGCAGACCGCTCAGGCCCCGCTCGCTGGTCCGGACCTTCTGACCGTTCGGGACGGCGGCCCCCCCGTTGAGGCCGTTCACGAGGGAGGTTCCCTCTCCGGTGACGAAGCGCTCGGGGAGCCTGCCGACGCGGACGCGGCTGCCGGCCAGGCCGCGCTCGGCGACGGCGGCCCGCAGTGACCGCTCCACGTCGTCCCTGGTCACTCCGATGGCCACTTCCTCGGCCCCGATCGCGTCGGCCGCCAGCAGCGCGCCGTCGAGCACGAGGTGCGGGGAGTGCAGCAGCATGGCGGCGTCCTTGAGGCAACTCGGCTCGCCCTCCGTGCCGTTCACGACGACGGCGGTCCGCCCCTCCTTCGTCCGGGCGGACCGGATGACGGCTTTGAGCTTGCGGGCGAACGGAAACCCCGCTCCCCCGCGGCCCCGCAGGTCTATGCCCTCGGCGAGCTCCACGAGATCGTCCGAGTTGTACTGCGGCACCGGGCCGTGCACCACCAGGTGGTTGGCGCGATCGAGCCGCGGCAGCGCGTCGAGTCCTGCCAGCAGCCTGGGCTGGCCGACGCACCCGAGGGCGGGATCGACGATCGAGGTCACTGCCGGCCCCGCATCCCGTCGAGCGGCTCACCGAACCGGTCCGTGGCCGGCCCGGCCCCGATGACGCTGGGGATGAACACCGTGTCGTACGGATCGGCGCCGTACGGCGCGGCGTACGGCGCCGATCCGTACGGCGGCAGGATCTCGGTCGTGGCCTCCAGGGACTGCCGGGGCGAGGGCACGGGGCCCAGGCCCGCCGGGGCGCGGACCGGGTCCGGCTCCTGCCCGGCGGCCCGACGGCCCGACTGCCGGGCGAGGCGCGCCGTCAGCCGTTCGGCGGCCCATTCGGCGGGCTGCCGGACGAACCGCTGAGGTGCCGTCCTGGGCCGGGGCGGCGCCGTCTGGGGGGCGGACGCCGCTGCGGCGACCGGGCGCGGCGGCGTCGCGCGCAGCCTGGCCCGGAGCCGGACGGCGAGCACGCCGGCGACCCCGATCAGGCAGAGGGCGTACGCCACGGTCACCCATCCGCTGGCGGCGCGGCCGGACTTCAGCCCGTGCACCAGGGACGCGCCCCACGCCGGGTACGCGCCCACGTGCAGGGCGCGCCACCACACGGAGCGGCCCTTGGTGGCGAAGGCGCTGCGGACCGCGCCGGAGACCGCCGTGGAGACGAAGACGTATCCGGCCAGGGTGCCGAGGCCGATGAGGACCGGCCGGTCGTCATCGGTGAACGGTATGAAGGCGGAGGCGACCCCCGTCTGCGACTCGGCGACCTTGACCCATATGTGCAGGAGGAGGAAGCCCAGCCCCGCGACGGCGAGGCCGCGGTGGGCCCCCTGGGCGACGAGCCGGTGCCCGGAGGTGAGCACCGTACGGTCCGTGGCCGCGAGCCCCCACAGGACGGCGGAGGTGAGCGAGACGAGCGAGAGGACGCCCGCGCCGAAGTCCAGGAAGTCCCAGAGGTTGGTCAGGGTGACGCCGGCCCGGGCCGCCACGGCCAGGGCGAGCAGGCCCGCGAGGGCGGCGGTGACGAGGGTGGCGGGGCGCACGCCTCCGGCCGGGGACAGCAGGGGCGGCCTCCGGACGGCCCGCCGGCCGGCGGCCGCGGCAGCGGCCACGCCGGCATGGCGTCTGGTGCGGCTGGCCCGGTGTGAGCGGGGCGTACGGGCTGGGGACAGGGGCATCTAGTTCTCCCATACGCCCAGGCCCGAGGCACTCCACCGCGCACTCGGCGCCCGGGGTAGTCGACGGAACTGCTCCGCGGTGGGCGGGAGATGAGGTCTCAGGTCTCACCGACCGGGAGCGGGGGCCGGAGTGCAGAAGCATCGTGGAGCTTCGCAACGCCTCCACAGTATTTATCTAATCGTGACAAGTTCTTGCGCGCGTGGCATCGTCACACCGAACGTCCGCGGAAGATTCCCTTCCAACCGGTGCGGTGGCACCCCCTAGACGTTTCGTCCGCCACCACACCTCCCCGACGGCAAAATGAAAGCAAAGCCGCGGGACTGCAAGTGGATGGCACTCTCCTGGAGGGTGTACGAGGCGCTCAACTCACCCGTCCGCACTGGCGCCGACGGGGAGGGAGGCGGCTCGGCAGGCTTGTCACCCTCCCACGGGGCAGGCCGTACCCCGGCATGAACGAGGTAACAATGTGCGAACTTCTGAACCGCATCTGGGCCCGTCCCCGAGGCGAATGGACCCGGGTCGTGCGCAGGGAACTCCCCGCGCTGGCCGCAGGGATGGTGGAGGAGCTGAGGGAGGAGCTCCCCGGGTTCTCCGCCTTGGTCGACGACCTCGACGAGGAGGTGGTCAGACAACGGCTCGAAGTGGCCCTGCTCACCGCCCTCGGGTACCGCGAGCCCGCGCCGCATAAACAGGCGCGGCCGGCGGCCCCGCATCCCGGCCCCAATCCTGACTGCGACCTGGACTCCGGTCCGGATCCCGACCTCGACTCCGACTCGGACCCGGTCCGGGACGAGGAGGAGGACGAGCACGACTACGCAGCCGAGCTCGACCGCCCCGACGATGAGGTGGAAGAGGAGGAAGAGGAGCACCGCGGCCCGCCCCGGCTCCGCGACCCCGGCCGCCGAAGGCAGTTGGCGCCCCTGAAGGTCGTCCCTCCCGAAGGGTTCGCAACCCCCTCCGAACGCGCTCGGCGTGAGCTGTTCTCCGCTCTTACGAGTGACATGCCCATGGCTGAAATAGCCCTCTCCGAGCTGGCCGCCGCGGCCGACTGGCCCCTCCCGGCCGAGATACGCGCCATCGCCCTGGCCACACCGGGCGAGACCCAGCAACTCGCGGCCGTCCTGGACGACGGACTCGCCGGCATGGTCGGCGGCCAGCCGTGCCTGCTGGTCCCGAGTCCCGACCCGGAGACCCGCGCCGCCCTGGAGGCCCTGCTCCGCGGCCGGTTCGCCGCCGTGGGCCACCCCGTCGCCCCCCGCGACACCGCCTCCTCCCTGCGGTGGGCCCTGCGGCTGCTGTCCCTGACCCCGAACCGCCCCGGCCTGGAGGCGCGGGCCCTGTTCGTCGACGACCACCTCTCGACCCTCCTGCTGCTCCAGGACGAGCCCCTGGCGCACGCACTGGCCGCACGCTGGCTGCGGCCGCTGGCCAACCTGACCCCCCGCCAGAGCGAACGGCTCGAAGTGACCCTGCTGGCCTGGCTGGAGGGCGGCGGCGCCCCCGAGGCCGCGAAGGCGCTGAGCGTGCACCCCCAGACCGTGCGCTACCGCATGCGGCAGCTCGAGAAGCTCTTCGGTCCCGGACTGCGGGACCCGCGTACGCGCTTCGAGCTCGAGATGGCCCTGCGCAGCCGGCGCCTCATGGCCCAGGTACGCCGCCAGAACTCCCGGGTGAGCCGCAAGGTACGGGTCGCCACGACGGACTTCCGGCCGCTGGGCGTGGGCCGCATGGCCCGCGTCAACGGCCTGTAACACCCCGGCCTCCCCACCCTCGAACCCCCGAACCCTCAAACCCCCGAACCCTCAAACCCCCTCAACCCTCGACTCCCCGGAATCCCCGGAACCCCCGGAACCCCCGCAGCAAGCATTCGGCCCCGGTCCCCTCCCCGCCCACGCGGAGCAGGAGGACCGGGGCCACCGCGTGTCACGGGCCGACGAGCACCCCCGACGCCCCCGCCCGCAGCGCGGCATTGAGGTCGAGGAGTTCGGCGTACGCGCGGGAACAGGACCGGCAGCCCGCCAGATGACGGGCGAGGCCGCGGCCCCGAGGCGCTCCGCGACGCCTGATCACCGCCCCGAGCACCCGGCCGTAGTGGCGGCACCGCTCGTCGGCAGCCGTGTCCAGATGCGCGCGCAGGTACGCCTCGCGCAGTCCTTCGCGGGCCCGGAAGGCCAGCGAGGTCACGGCGCTGGGGGTGATGCCGAGCAGCAGGGGGACGTGGTGCGGGCAGTCGTCCTCGACGAGGGTGTGCCAGAGGACGGCCTTCCAGCGTTCGGGCAGGGCCTGGAAGGAGCGGGCGACGAGCCGGCGGTCCTCGCTGTCCAGGAGCCGGCGCTGCGGGTCGTCCCCGTCGGGTCCGGGGCTGCACCAGGCCTCGACGTCGGGCGTCAGGAGGGTCCGGCCGGCGCCGTCCCGCCACTCGAGGGCCGTGTGGCGGACCACCGACAGGAGGTACGGGCGCCAGTGGTCGCGGGGCCCGGCGCCGGAGCGGACGGCTTGCAGGGTGCGGATGAACGCCTCAGAGACGAGGTCCTCGGCGTCCTGCGGAGTGCGGCAGCAGCGGCGCGCACATGCAAAAGCGGCGGCACTGTGCCGCCGGTACAGGAGCTCGCAGACGGCTGGATCCCCGTCGCCTGCCGCGTATGCCGTTCTGAGCTGCTGTATGAGGTCGTGGTCGGAGGGCTCTGGCTCGGGCCCGGACTCGCGTTGCGGACCGGGCGTGGTGTGACGAGAGCCGGACATGGCACTCCTCGTGTGGGTCTCAGGGACCGCGGGCCCCTTCGGGCAGTGGCACGAGCGCGAACGCGGTGCCGGCCCGAAGTCGGCTTCGGTCCGGCACCGCTCTCGGGGCGACGCTGGGGAGGTGGGAGGGGGAGCATCGCCCCGAGGGACTCAGCGGCAGGCGCGCCCGTCGTTGATGCAGCGCACTGCACCGGCCATCAGGCCGTTCGACATGACGTTGATGAAGTCTCCGTGGTCGGTCACCGGCTTGTGGATCTGTTCGGGGAAGCTGTCCACGGCGAACCGGGAGCCGGGCGGAACGCTGTAGACGATCCGCTGCACCAGCTGCGGGATGGCCTTGAAGCCCTTCTTGCAGTTGCCGTTGGCGTCGGCGAAGGCCACGTGGGTGCGGTGGTTGGCGCTGTCGATGTTCTTGCCGTCCCAGCAGCTCTGGAAGTTGAACGTCCGTACGACGTCACTGCCCTTGGGGCACACCGGGTACTTGTCCTTCAGCTGGCGGTTCTCGAAGCCGGTGCAGCTCCACGACGCGTTCGCGTTGGCGTTGCCGTTGGTGAGGGCCTTGGCGTCGCCGGTGATGATCCGCAGGAAGCGGGGCATCGCCGCGACCTTGCTCACGGGGCTGCCCTTGAACTCGATGGTCACCTGCTTCGGCTTCAGGATCGTGCCGACGTTCGCGTCCTGGCCGCCGCCGGGCGCCTTGGCGTCCTTCTCCGCCTTGCCGTCGCGCAGGCGCAGCACGGGCCAGTAGTACGTCGACTGGTCGCCGTTGGTGCAGGTGGTCCCGGACTGGGCGAGGCTGTTGTTGGTGGAGAAGGCGTCGGTGGTCTTGTTGCCCACGTAGTCGTGCATGTGGTGGGCGCCGTTGCTCACACCCGGCGCGACGATGACGTTGTCCGGGTTGAAGTGGCCGTTCTCGTTGCGCCCGCACTGCACGGCGAAGGATCCGGTGGAGGCGCCCCCGCGGGCGGCGGGCTTGCGCACGTTGGGCTTCACGTTGCCGATGGCGACGAAGTCGCTGCGGGCAGGTCCGCCCTTGGCCTGCTGCTGCTGTTGCTGTTGCTGTTGTTGCTGTTGCGGTGCGCTCTGCTTCGCGGCGTCCTGGGCGCCGTCGGCGGCGGCCGGCTCGTCCGCCGGGTCGGCGGCCGCAGCCTCCTTCATCACGCACCCGCTGAGCCCTTGCAGTCCGGCGGGCTTCTGGCCCGCCTTCCCGAGCGTGTCGGACAGGTTGGTGATGGTCTTGTCGCGCTGCTGCTTCAGTCCGCCGAGCAGCGCCTTGCGATTGGCCTGGCCGGAGGAGAGCTGCTTGTAGGCGTCGGCGACCTGGGTGTCGAGCTGCGCGAGGTTCGCGTCCACCTCGTTGCGGGCCTGGTCGGGGACGCTCTCGAGCTTGTCGCCCACGTCCGGGCAGTCGATGGTGGCCGTCACGGGCGCGTTTCGGGAATCCTGCCCTGCGAAGGCGCCCTGCGAGACGAACACGACCCCACCGCCGCCCAGGACCAGGGCGGACATCGCGGCGAGGATCTTGTGCTTCGGCCGCAGACGGCGTTTGTGGCCCTTTTGACTCATGCGATCACTTCACTTCGTCGGTCGGGAATTGGGGGAGAAGGCGGGGGGCGGCGCGGAGGGGGTGCCCGGCGGGGCGTCCGCGAGGCCGTCGAAGTCGACCAGCCCACTGGCCTCGAGGACCGAGATGTGGTCCAGGACGGTGTTGTTGGCGTCCGTGGCCAGGGCCCGGACCATGGAATTGCGGGTTTGTGCCCGGATCTGGGCCACGAGGGTGAACACCTTGCCGTGGGCCCTGCGCAGCAGCTGGACGAACAGCTGTTCGTACTGGGGTCCTTGGGCCTGGTCCATCTGGTCGAGCCAGCCCTGCTGCTGTGCGCTGGGTCTGCTGGGGAGTTCCATGCCGAGTGCCTGCCCCACCTCCAGGACCCTGCGGTCCAGTTCGGTGTGGCCGTCGATGAGGTGCTCCCCGGCGGTGCGGATCGCGGGCCGTGTGCCGCGCTGCAGGGCTTGGCGCCCTGCGGGCAGCTCCCACAGGCCGGCGAGCCGCACCTTGCGGACGAAGTCCCGGTCCTGGGGGGTGAGCGGCCCGAAGGCCGTGCTCTGGATACCGGCGCCGTCGTCCTCGGCCGCCGGCGCCGTGGCGGCCGCGGCGTTCCTCCCGCCGAACTTCTGCACGGGGATCAGCAACGCGATCAGGGTGAAGGCGAGGGCGCCGATGACGACGCCCGTAGCCATCACGTGTCTCGAAGCTACCGACATGCTGCCGACGGCCGACCGACGGAAAGACAGCACTGTGCCTCCTTGCTGCGTGGACCGGGAGGGGCTGCGGCCGCTCGGGCTACGGCAGTTGACCGTGCCGTGGCACCCGCGCTCCCCGGGTGCCACGGGACGCTAGTGCCAGTTGTGGTGCCTGTTTGGAAGGACCATCACGAATGGACAAACATCCGGGCAACGCCTCGAAAGGCTGGTACCGTGCGGGCGCTACTGCCCCGGTGCCTCGGACAGCGGGCGGGTCCGGGCGATGAGCAGGGCCACGTCGTCGCGCTCGTCCGGCTGCCGCAGTTCACGCAGCAGCAGGTCACAGGTCTCCTCGAGGGGACGGCCCGGGTCGCCGAGCAGCGAAGTGAGCGCCTGCAGGCGAGTGTCGATGTCCTGGTCGCGGGTCTCGACGAGCCCGTCGGTGTACAGGACGAGCTCGTCGCCGACGCCCAGGTCGAGGGCAGTGGCTTCGAAGGGTACGCCGCCGACCCCCAGGGGCGCCCCGGTCGGCAGGTCGAGGAGCTCGGGCGGGCGCCCGGGGCTCGTCCGTACGGGCGGCAGGTGGCCGGCGGTCGCGATGCGGCACCGGTTGCGGTGGGGGTCGTAGACGACGATCACGCAGGTGGCCATGGTGTGCCCGAGCCCGGTGGTGGTGTGGTCGAGCCGGGCCAGGACGGTGGCCGGGTCGAGGTCGAGCTCGGCCAGTGTGCGGGCGGCCGTGCGCAGTTGGCCCATGGTGGCGGCGGCGTTGATGCCGCTCCCCATGACGTCCCCGACCACGAGGGCGGTCTTGTCGTCGGGCAGCGGGATGACGTCGAACCAGTCTCCGCCGACTTCGCCGGCGGCCCCGGCGGGCTGGTAGCGGTAGGCGATCTCCAGGCCCGGGGTGGGAGTGGGTTGGTGCGGCAGCAGATGACGCTGGAGGGTAAGGGCGGTCCGGCGCTGCTTCTGGTACCAGCGGGCGTTGTCGATGCAGACGGCGGCGCGGGCCGCCAGTTCACTGGCGAGCAGGACGTCGTCCTGGTCGAACGGCAGTGGGTTGTCGGTGCGTTGGAGGCCGAGGGCCCCGATGACCTCGCCGCGGGCGATCAGCGGCACCGCGAGGTACGAGTGGAGGCCGGCCTCGGCGAGCAGGGTGGCGGCCGCGGCGTCCCGGGCGACGCTGGGGAGGTCGCCCTTCGTCAGGTCCGCCAGGAGCACGGGGCGGGCGGACTGTACGCACCGGGTGACCACCCGGGTGGCGTCGTAGCGGGCGATCGAGCCGACCGGGTCGGCCGCGAGGGTGGCGGGGGTGGGGCGCGCGGCCTTGACGGCGAGGGCACGGAAGCGCACGGTCTCGTCCGTCGGGTCCCCGGGCGGGTGGTCGCCCGTCAGCACGGCGTCGACGACGTCGACCGTCGCCACGTCGGCCAGGTGCGGCACGGCGATGTCGCCGAGCTCGCGCGCCGTGACCCACAGGTCGAGGGTGGTGCCGATGCGTACGGAGGCGTCGGCGATCAGGGCGAGCCGCTGGCGGGCCAGGGCGACGGCCACCGAGGTCTTGTGCTGCTCGGTGACGTCGACGACGGACGCGGCGACCCCGATCGGCCGCCCGGCCGGGTCGTCGAGCCGGTAGAGGGAGACGGACCAGGTGTGGTCCTGGTCGGGATCCGCGGGCGTACGGCCGACGGTGAACCGGTCCAGCTGGGGCCTGCCCGTGGACAGGACCGCCCGCATCGATTCCTCGATGGACGCTGCGTCCAAACGGGGCAGCACCTCATGGACCTGGCGGCCGATGTGCTCGGCGGCGGGCAGGCCGTTGATGCTCTCCAGGGCCGGATTGACCAGGACGTAGCGCAGCTCGGAGTCCAGGACGGCCAGGCCGATCGGGGACTGGGCGACCAGCCGCATCGACAGGGCCAGGTCGCGCTCCACACGCCGCAGGGTGGCCTGGTCGGAGGCGATGCCGAGGGCGTAGAGCCGGCCCTGGCTGTCCTCGAGCCGCATGTTGCGGAATTCCGCCACCCGGCTGCTGCCGTCCTTGTGCACGACGGGGAACGCCCCGGCCCAGGGCTCTCCGCCGGCCATCACCTTCTCGAAGAGGGAGAGGACCAGCCCCAGGTGCTCGTCGTCGACGAGCAGCTGCGCCGCGAACCGGCCGAGCGCCTCGTCGGCGGTGTAGCCGAACAGCTCCTCGGCCTGCGGGCTCCAGAGCGTGATCCGCCCCTCCGCGTCGAGGACCACCGCCGCGACTCCGAGCACGTCGAGCAGGCCCGGCCCGGTGGAGGGGCCGATGTGCGCCGGTTCCGCACCGGCCGGGAAGGCGTCCGTCGTATTCATGCCGGCCGCTCCTTCCCGTCCGCTGCCCAGGGGCGGTACATCGGCCCGTTCGTTCTCCGCGCCCCGGGTCCGCGCCGCGGGGTGTTTCCCATCCTCTCTCCACTCCCCCGCACCGGCAGCGCAGCCGCATCCCGATGGGGCCGTACGACGGAGCGCGCGGCCGGACGACGGAGCGCGCGAAGAGGGGGCGCGGTGTATTCAGGAGTCATGGACCACCGGCCGCCGCATCCGAGCCACCGCCAGGTCGGCGAACCGCGCCTGCCCCTGCTGGCGGTTCCGTTCGCGCTGATCGCGGTCGTCACGGTGGTCGACGTCCTCGCGCCGCCCGATGTCCACCTGGGTCCCTTCCTGGTCGCGGCCCCGGCCCTCACCGCCTCCTTCGCCGGGCCGCGGATGACGGGATTCGTCGGCGCGGTGGCCGTCCTGGCCCAGGTGTCGGTCGCCGTGACGCGGACCACCGTCACCGATCTGAACCACACCTTCCAGATCATTGCCCTGGTCCTGATCTCGGTCTTCGTGACCCTCTTCGCACATCTGCGCGAGGTCCACGAGAAACAGCTGATCCAGTTGCGCTCGGTCGCCGAGGCCGCCCAGGAGGTGGTCCTGCGGCCGCTCCGCGACCGGATGGGTCCGCTGCGGCTGGCCTCCGTCTACCTGGCCGCGGAGGCCGAGGCCCAGATCGGCGGGGACCTGTACGCCGCCACCCGCACCCCGCACGGCACCCGGCTGATCATCGGCGACGTCCGCGGCAAGGGCCTGGAGGCGGTCGGGGACGCCGCGCTGGTCCTCGGCGCGTTCCGGGCCGCCGCCCACCAGGAGGCGGACCTGCCCACCCTCGTCGCCTACCTGGAGGCCGCCGTGGCGGCGGACCCGGACGGCACGGGCGAGCCGGCCGGCGACCCCGGCGAGGCGTTCACCACGGCGGCGGTACTGGACATCCCCGATCAGGAGATGACCGTACGGCTCATCAGCTGCGGGCACCCGCCGCCGCTGCTGCTGCGCGGTGGCCGGGTCGTTCCCCTCGAGGTGGACCACCCGGCGCCGCCACTGGGCCTGACGCAGTACGTGGACACCGGCTTCGCCGCACAGTCCTTCTCCTTCGAGCCGGGCGACGTCATCCTCCTGTACACGGACGGCGTCATCGAGGCCCGCGACGCCGCCGGCGAGTTCTACCCCCTGACGGAGCGCGTCGCGGACTGGCCGGGCGACGGCCCGGACGCCCTGCTGGGCCACCTGTGCGCGGACCTGCTGGCCCACTCCCCGGGCGGCAGCCTGGGCGACGACGCGGCGATGGTCGCCATCGAACGCGTCACCGGCCGCTCCTCCTGACCCGGCAGCCCTCCCCCGCCCGGTTCTGCTCCCGCCGCTCCGCTGCTCCGCCGCTCCCGCCCGCCGCGCGCTGCCCGCGGACGGGCCCGTCGGCATCTACTCCTTCCGCGTGTCGGCCAGTTGTCCGGATTTGAGCTCGTTCGTGAGGAGCATACGGACCGGCCCTTCGGGATGATTCGCCCGGAGCCCGCGTGCAACAAGGTGATGAGGCCATCGAATTCACGGAAGGAAACGGCTCTTCGTGAACAT
This genomic interval carries:
- a CDS encoding SpoIIE family protein phosphatase is translated as MNTTDAFPAGAEPAHIGPSTGPGLLDVLGVAAVVLDAEGRITLWSPQAEELFGYTADEALGRFAAQLLVDDEHLGLVLSLFEKVMAGGEPWAGAFPVVHKDGSSRVAEFRNMRLEDSQGRLYALGIASDQATLRRVERDLALSMRLVAQSPIGLAVLDSELRYVLVNPALESINGLPAAEHIGRQVHEVLPRLDAASIEESMRAVLSTGRPQLDRFTVGRTPADPDQDHTWSVSLYRLDDPAGRPIGVAASVVDVTEQHKTSVAVALARQRLALIADASVRIGTTLDLWVTARELGDIAVPHLADVATVDVVDAVLTGDHPPGDPTDETVRFRALAVKAARPTPATLAADPVGSIARYDATRVVTRCVQSARPVLLADLTKGDLPSVARDAAAATLLAEAGLHSYLAVPLIARGEVIGALGLQRTDNPLPFDQDDVLLASELAARAAVCIDNARWYQKQRRTALTLQRHLLPHQPTPTPGLEIAYRYQPAGAAGEVGGDWFDVIPLPDDKTALVVGDVMGSGINAAATMGQLRTAARTLAELDLDPATVLARLDHTTTGLGHTMATCVIVVYDPHRNRCRIATAGHLPPVRTSPGRPPELLDLPTGAPLGVGGVPFEATALDLGVGDELVLYTDGLVETRDQDIDTRLQALTSLLGDPGRPLEETCDLLLRELRQPDERDDVALLIARTRPLSEAPGQ
- a CDS encoding PP2C family protein-serine/threonine phosphatase, which gives rise to MDHRPPHPSHRQVGEPRLPLLAVPFALIAVVTVVDVLAPPDVHLGPFLVAAPALTASFAGPRMTGFVGAVAVLAQVSVAVTRTTVTDLNHTFQIIALVLISVFVTLFAHLREVHEKQLIQLRSVAEAAQEVVLRPLRDRMGPLRLASVYLAAEAEAQIGGDLYAATRTPHGTRLIIGDVRGKGLEAVGDAALVLGAFRAAAHQEADLPTLVAYLEAAVAADPDGTGEPAGDPGEAFTTAAVLDIPDQEMTVRLISCGHPPPLLLRGGRVVPLEVDHPAPPLGLTQYVDTGFAAQSFSFEPGDVILLYTDGVIEARDAAGEFYPLTERVADWPGDGPDALLGHLCADLLAHSPGGSLGDDAAMVAIERVTGRSS